A window of the Bombina bombina isolate aBomBom1 chromosome 3, aBomBom1.pri, whole genome shotgun sequence genome harbors these coding sequences:
- the POGLUT3 gene encoding protein O-glucosyltransferase 3 isoform X2 — protein sequence MRYRMYGSATEGLIIEVLHGDKHVAKSPYILKGPVYHEYCDCPEEDPQIWQETFSCPTQDSQISKDFAPFSSIDLNRMLEEVPRRFAEKRGAIVHYTVLNNNIHRRSLGKYTDFKMFSDEMLLSLARKVRLPDFEFYINVGDWPVEHRKANDTPGPLPMISWCGSTDSRDIILPTYDVTHSSLEALRGVTNDLLSIQGHTGPSWINKTEQAFFRGRDSREERLQLVQMSKKYPDLLDAGITSYFFFREREEELGRAQLIGFFDFFKYKYQVNVDGTVAAYRFPYLLMGDSVVLKQASPYYEHFYTALKPGKHYIPVKRNLGDLIEKIQWAKDHDEEAKKIAREGQALTRELLQPHRLYCYYYHVFQKYAKLQSSSPQIRDKMEHVPQPDDNSSICKCHRKKTEKEEL from the exons GGCCTGTGTATCATGAATACTGTGACTGCCCAGAAGAAGATCCTCAAATCTGGCAGGAGACCTTCTCTTGTCCAACGCAAGACAGTCAGATTTCCAAAGATTTTGCTCCTTTCTCAAGTATAGACCTTAACAGAATGCTGGAGGAAGTGCCTCGTAGATTTGCAGAGAAGAGAGGAGCCATTGTTCATTACACCGTCCTCAATAACAACATCCATCGACGTTCCTTGGGCAAATACACCGACTTTAAGATGTTTTCTGATGAGATGCTGCTGTCATTGGCAAGAAAG GTTCGCCTGCCTGATTTTGAATTCTACATCAACGTTGGGGATTGGCCTGTGGAACATCGAAAGGCTAATGATACCCCAGGGCCTTTACCAATGATCTCTTGGTGTGGTTCCACAGACTCTCGAGATATCATCCTTCCCACATATGATGTCACTCATTCAAGTCTTGAAGCCCTTCGTGGTGTAACGAATGACCTTCTCTCTATTCAAGGCCATACAG gCCCCTCCTGGATTAACAAAACGGAGCAGGCTTTTTTCAGAGGAAGAGATAGTAGAGAGGAACGACTGCAACTTGTCCAGATGTCCAAAAAGTATCCAGACCTGCTGGATGCTGGTATAACCAGCTATTTCTTCTTccgagagagagaagaggaatTGGGGAGAGCTCAGCTCATTGGTTTCTTTGATTTCTTTAAA TACAAATACCAGGTGAATGTGGATGGCACAGTGGCAGCCTACAGATTCCCTTATCTACTGATGGGTGACAGTGTAGTGTTGAAGCAAGCCTCCCCTTACTATGAGCACTTCTACACGGCTCTTAAACCAGGGAAACATTACATTCCCGTGAAAAGAAATCTTGGGGATTTAATTGAAAAAATACAATGGGCTAAG GATCATGATGAAGAAGCCAAGAAGATTGCAAGAGAAGGGCAAGCACTTACCAGAGAACTGCTCCAGCCACACAGACTGTATTGCTACTATTATCATGTTTTTCAG aaatATGCTAAACTTCAATCAAGTAGTCCACAGATCCGCGACAAGATGGAACATGTACCTCAGCCAGATGACAACTCCTCTATCTGTAAATGCCACAGGAAGAAGACTGAAAAAGAAGAACTATAG